The Haloplanus sp. CK5-1 genome segment GAACAGGATCATCCGGGCGAAGTTCCGTTTCTGTCGGAAGTCGAACCGGGTCAGTCCGTAGCCGGCCAGCGTCGACAGCGACGTCACGATGACCAGAACCCCGATCGAGATGATGATGCTGTTGATGTAGAACCGGGGGTAGCTGGAGGAGAACAGGACGCTCTCGTAGTGAGCGAAGGTGTACTCGAGCGGGAACCACTGCGGCGGGACGCTCCTGAGCAGCGAGAACGGCGACAGCGACGAGTTCAGCATCCAGTACGGGGGCGTCACGATCGCGATCACCGCCACCGCGGTCGCCAGTGAGATCCCCGCCCAGATGATCTTGTTCTTGAGTTTGTAGAACTGTACCTCCGTCATCCCGAGAATGCTCTTGTCTTCGGTACTCATTCTACGCGCACCTCCTGGGACGGTTTGGCCGTCTTGAAGTAGATGATCCCGACGATCGAGAGGATTATGAACAGCGTCGTCGCGATCGTGTTGGATAGACCCAGTCGCTGGAACTGGAACCCGATCTTGTAGGCTAACACCGGTAGCGTGACCAGCGAGTCGATCGGGTTCGCGTTCGTCGCGACCCAGATGAGGTCGAACATGTTGAAGTTCCAGAGCCCACGGAGCAGGACTGTGATGAACAGGACGTTCTTGATGTACGGCAGCGTGATGTCCCTGAACTGCTGGTACTTCGTCGCGCCGGACATGATCGCCGCCTCGTAGAGGTCGTCCGAAATCCCCTGAAGCTTCGCGTACACCAGAATGGCGACGAAGATGGAGAACTTCCAGTTGTGGACGGCGACGAGCGTACCCATCGCCGTCCACGGGTCACCGGTGAAAAACGCGATCACGTTCTCACGCGAGATGATGCCGAACGCGACCAGGAGTTGATTCAGCAGGCCCCACTGCTGGGTGGTCAACCACATCACGATGTATCCGAAGAAGGCCGTCGGGACTAGGTAGGGGAACAGCATCACGGGCGTCAGTACGCGCTTGAACTTGAAGTTCTGGTTGAGCAACAGCGCTACCGCCGTGCCGAGCACCGTGTTGAGTACGGAGGTCGATGTCGCCCATATCAAGTTGTTCCCGAGCGACGACCAGAACTGGCTACTGCTGAGGAGTTCGACGTAGTTCGCTATCCCGACGAACTCCCACGTCGGATTGAGTGCATTGATCGAGTGGAATGAGGCGGCGATCGACCAGACGATCGGCGCTGCGACGATGAGTGCGAACATCGTCGTTGCCGGAACGACTGTGATGATTGCCATGATCTTGCGGTCGGAAAGGTAATTCTCTAGCCGTTCTCTCCGACTATGCCCGACCACCTTCGATACTACAGATGTCACCCCATCCCTGGTGGATGATGCCATGTATCACCGTTATTCCTCAAACATTACACTTAAACTCTTTGACGGCCTCGAATCAGCGCCCTGACTTCCGGTACGAAGGGCGGCACTCACGGGCGCTCGGAGTGCCAGAAAGACTCGGGTGACGTCGGTCGGTGCCGAGGAGGTATTGCGACCGGGAAGCGAGGTCGCCGTCGTCTCCGTCCGTTACGCCGGATGTTTTTGCCTGCGTTCCGTGTGCGTCAGGATATCGCCGGTGTCCCAGTCGAAGACGTGGGCGTTCCAATCGATCTGTGCCCGTACGTTCGCGCCCTCGCTCAGGTTCCTGTGCGAGTCGATGACGGCGAACAGCGGTTCTGAGCGATCGATGTCGACCGTCACGACTGCTTCTTCGCCGAAGGATTCGATGAGTTCGACGACGCCCGGGATCCCTTCGGTCGCGTCCTCCTCGAGACCCGTGTTCTCCGGTCTGAATCCCAGTTTGACCGGTCCGGTCGGGAGATTCTCCGGGTTCTCCAGTCGCAGGTCGGGATGGTACTCGTCGACGGACACCGTCACGTCCGAGTCGGTGCCGACCACCTCGGCGTCGACCACGTTCATGCCGTGCTGGCCGATGAACTGCCCGACGAACATGTTGTTGGGACGATAGAATATGTTGTTCGGAGTGTCGAACTGTTCGATCCTCCCGTCGTTCATGACGGCGATGTAGTCGCTCATCGTCATCGCCTCCTCCTGATCGTGCGTGACGTACACGACCGGCGTGTTCAGCTTCGCGTGGATCCGCTGGATCTCCTTTCGCGTCTCGCCTTTCAGTTTCGCGTCAAGGTCGCTGAGTGGTTCGTCCATCAGGAACACGCCGGGGTCCTGAACGACGGTCCGAGCGAGGGCCGCACGCTGCTGTTGTCCCCCACTCAGGTCGCCAGGCATCTTGTCCAGCATGTCCACGATCTGCATCGTCTCGGCCGCCTCTTCGGCCGGTCCCTTTCGATCCGCTTTGGAGATACCGTCGACCTTCAGCGGATAGGCGATGTTCTCCCGGACGGTCATGTGCGGGTACAACGCGATGGACTGGAACATGAGCGAGATGTCCCGTTTGTTCGGAGGAAGCTCCGTGATATCCCTCCCGTCGAGGATGATCTTCCCGCTCGTCGGGGTTTCGAGCCCCGCGATACACCGAAGGGTTGTCGTCTTCCCACACCCGGACGGGCCGACGAGCGTCACGAACTCGCCGTCTTCAGCCTCGAAGCTGACCCCTTCTACCGCTACTTCTTCGCCGTCCGGTGTGTCGAACACCTTTCGTATATTCTTGACTTCTAAGTGAGCCATGATAAGACACATATTACCAAAGTAAAAAAATACCCGGGGCGAATTCCGACCGGATCGCTCCCTGTGAGAACCCCCGATAGCGGATGTCGGGACGAACGGCCGACTACGGACACCCGCACGTTCTTAACCTTTGCATGATACCGATGGTCATGGCGTTCCTCGACTACGTTCCCGGGATGCGGACGGGGGCGACAGGCCGAAACGTCGTTCTCGGCGTCGTATACGTGCTGCTGTTACCGGTGTTGAGTACCCTCGCGTTCGTCTGGGTCCCGGTGTACGTCGGCATCAACTACAACGGCATCGCAAGGGACCTCTCGAGCGTCCCCGGTATCTCTCCCGACGGTGGATGGAGGACCGCCGTGGTTGCGTTCGTGTACGTGACCGTCATATCTCTCGGACCGAGAATCGTGGGTTTGCTGCTCGGGATGTGAGTGTCGAGGGTCGGGAGGTGGCCGATCTATCCACGCGAAATCCGGGTGTCTGCGCCCAATATCTTTACTCAGGATTGGATGTTGAACGGGGTCCCGCCCCAAATCTTATATATACTTAACATAATGATTGTTTCTCATGGCTCCGGATAACATCCGTTGTCAAGGCGTAAATCGGAGAAAGGCGCTCAAGACACTTGCGGCCACCGGCACCGTCGGTATAGCGGGCTGTTCCGGTGACGACGGCGGCGATGGTGGCGATGGTGGCGATGGTGGCGATGGTGGCGATGGTGGCGGCGGTGGCGGCGGCGGCGGTGGCGGTACCGCCGGGAGTACTGACCAGTCCGACATCGCCGGAGACACAGTCCAGTTCATCAAGGGCGACACCGGCGACGAACTAATCGAAGTTATCGACCGCGCCGCGGCCGCGTTCGAGGAAGAGACCGGGGCCATCGTCGAGCCCCAGTACACCGGAATCGGGGACAGCAAGTACCAGCGGATCGTCTCGCTGATTCAGTCCGGAGACCCCCCGGAAGTGGCGACGATCAACCTGTCGGTCGGGGGCCAGTTCTACAACGAGGGCGCACTCGCGCCCGTTACCGAGAACATGGAGCGCCTGATCGAACGGCACGGGGAGCCGGTCGTCAGGTGGCAACAGGATGGCGAGGACTGGATGATCCCCTTCGCACAGGGGACCACGGATTACTGGTTTCGCGACGACCTCCTGGGGGAAGTCGGCCTCGACGAGGAGTTCGTCCCGGACACGTGGGACAAACTGATGACGTACGCCCAGGCCCACGACGAGAACGCCGATAGCCTCCAGAGCGGCGTGTTCGTCATGTCGGGCCAGGCGAAGGCCACCGGGAACTTCATGATGGGTTCGTTCCACATGTCCAACGGCGGGAAGATGTGCGAGTGGACCGGCAACAAGTTCGAGGTGGCGTGGGCAGACGGGGAGCAGCGCACGAGGATGATCGAGACGCTGACCTACCTCCAGAATCTCCACGAGTACTCCGTGGACGCTGGCGGGGCCGGCGAGAGCGAGAACGAGAACGCCATTCCCACGGGTCTCGCCGCGGCGACCTTCGACGCCGGCGCACGGGTAAAGCTCGGTGCGCCCGGACAGAATCGCCCGTACGAGTCCGCGAAGGCCGTCACCAACGTGGGCCACATCCCGGAGAAGCGGACGCCGCAAAGCCAGGCCCAGGTCGCGCCGCTCTACGCGTTCTCGGGCGCCGAGAACACCGAGGCTGGCAAGCGGTTCATCGAGTTCCTGATGACCAACCCCGAGTTCGCGGGCGACTTCTGCTGGGCCGACGGTCCGGTCCACGCCCAGCCGCCGTTCCCGGGGCTCAAGCAGTCCGATCACTTCCAGGACCTCCTCATGAACGACCTGGGCGACCACTGGGAGACGCGGCCCTACGGCGGCTACGACAACTCGAACGGGATCGGCTCGTCCGCGCAACGACACCTCCAGGAAGCGACGGCGAACGCCGACGCACAGGTCTTCGAGACCGGGCGACCGAACCCGCACCTGGGCTCCATCTGGTCCACCGGGATCCTGTCGGAGATGGTTCAGGTGGTCAACATCGACGGACGTGACCCCGAGGCCGCCGTCGACGAGTACGCGCCGCAGGTCCAGGACATCCTCGACCGGAGCCAGGGCGGCGGGCTCTAAAATCCGACCCGTCAGGATAGGACGGCAGTCTCGCCGAACTCCGGCTCTCACCAACCGATTTCGTTTTCCTCGACAGTCGACCGTGTAGCCAGACACGTCGCGTCCGCAGGGACGACTCGATCCGTCATAGCCCCCGACCGACGAAGGGGTCGACGGCCGTGGGGCCGCGACAGGAAGATAGTCCCGTGCTCCCCCCGTCTGCTCGCCGAACGCCGCTCACGAATCTCCGGTAGACCGTCGCGGCGACTACCAGTCGACCTCGGCCGTGGACGTGACCTCGTACTCGTCGAGGGCGTCCATATCGGGTTCGAACCCGAGTCCGGGCTCCTCGGGGAGTTCGACCTGGTTTCCGTCGATGTGGGGCGGGTCGTCGAACAGCTTCTCCCCGACCCTGTACATGATGTAGTGGTACTCGACGCGCCACCCGTTCTCCATGCCGGCGTGGAGGTGTGCGTTGTGGTGTGGCCATCCTCCGCCGTTGGCGATGTCGAGGTTGAACCCCTGCGCGAGGTGCGCTATCTTCCGACCCTCGGTGTACCCACCGTTGTAGACGACGTTCGGCTGAACGATGTCGACCGCGCCCCGCGTCATCAGTTGGCGGTGGCGGTAGCGACCCCCGTCGTTCTGTCCGGCGGAGATCGGGATCGTCGTCCGTTCCCGGAGCTTCGAAAGAAGCTCGGGGTCGTTGGCGTAGACCGGCTCCTCGAACCACGTGATGTCGTACTCTTCGAGCCGTTCGCAGAGCTTGATCGCCTGGTTGACGGAGAACTCGTGGTTGGCGTCGATCATCAGTTCCACGTCGTCGCCGACGGCCTCGCGGACCGCGGCGACCCGGGCTTCGTCCTCCGGAAGATCGTCCGCGCCGTTGATCCCGACTTTCATCTTCAGTCGCGTCTCGCCCTGCGAGGCGAAGTCGGCCGCCACTTCCGCCAACTGCTCACGGTTGAAGTTCTTCAGCCCGAAGGTGACGTAGGCGTCGACCGGGTTCTGTGCGCCCCCGAGGAGCCGCCAGACCGGTTCGCCGTGGTACTTTCCGGCGATGTCCCACAGGGCGATGTCGACGGCGCTCATCGCGGAGTGCCAGACGCCGGTCTGGTACCGTGGGTTGATCTCCAACTGTGACTGCTTGTAGATACGCTCGGTTTCGAGCGGGTTCATCCCCTCGACTAGCGGGCCGACCTCTTCGTTGATCAGCGAACGCACCCCGAACCACTGTGGTTTCGCCGCCACCCCGTGTCCGGTAATGCCCTCGTCCGTCTCGACCGCTGCGACGACCACCCGACGACGTTTCACTTCGTCCCGAAGTGGAACGTCGACAGGTACGAGATGCGTCGACGCTGTAACATTGGTAACTTCCATGGTTTACCTCGGCTCCACGGTCACCCACCATTCATGTAAAACTTCGGCCATAATTGGTGATACTGTTCAGATTAGCGAGCTTCCGCTGAAGACACCTCGAAAGCCCCGACTCGCTGGAGTCGGGGGCCTCGCTGCGCGCGCTCGCTTCGCTCGCGTGCTTACGTCGGCCGTCTTCCTCCAGCAGCGAGGGAGCGAAGCTCCCTCGGGCAATCGGGCGGCGAACCCGGAGGCTTCTGGTGACGTTCGTCAGACCTCCGGTCTGACGAGCCAGACAGATCGCAGAGCGACCTGTCGACGACGCAAGCACCGCAACGTAGTGAGGAGCGTGGTTCAAAAGAGCGCTCCGCGCTCTTTCGACCGACAGCGAGTCCCGAGAGCCGAGACGCCAGGGGCTTTCGAGGTGGTTCCAACTTCGACAGCTTATCTGAACACTACCGGGTTAACGTGGCGGGTTTTTATTAGCATAGTCATCATCACTGAGTCCACGACGGCCTGAAAACCGCAAAATCGGAGGCAAACCGGGGCGTGAGACCGACCCTATCACATGTAAAGCATCCGACTTGTAGAGGCTGAGACACGGGTTCGATTCTCGCACCCGGACTTTCTGTCTGCGAACGCACGTGAGCAGACGAACGTCTTCCGAGTATCGAATTAGGGAACGGAGTGACCGTGGTTCGATTTTCGCACCCGGACTTTCTGCCGACGAACGGACGTGAGGAGGCAAAAGTCAGAACGGAGAGACCGAATCACGCCGGACGAGCGGAGTGAGTCTCACAACCCGTGTCGACTCCCGCACTCGGATTTAGGGCCCCGTTGCGACCGGACGGCCAAGACGGCGTCACGGGCCGACGTGTCGGTGACTCGGGTCCATGTACAGGTGGACGTGCCCGCAGTCGGTACACCGCCAGACGTACGCTCCCAGTTTGATAAACGGTTGTTTGCCGTCGGCTAGTTCCGTCCAGTCGGCGTCGCAACGTACACAGCTGTCGGGACGGTACTTGCCCGACAGCGACTCCGTCCCGTCCAGTCCGGGGATGTCGCCGACGGAGGTGTCACGGACGACGCTCCGAACATCGTCGCTGGTCATGTCCTTGCGGAGTTCGTTCAGGAATCCCTGAAACCGGGCCGCTCGTTTTTCGAGCCGGTCGATTCGCTCGTCGGCCGGCGCCGAATCGTCCGCCCCCAACTCGTAGGCTGACAGTGCGACCGTCGTCCGATAGTACTGCTCGAGCGCGATCCGGTAGTTAGCGCAGTGGAGCAACGTTTCGACGCACTCGGCGAGGTCCTCCTCGAACACCGGTCGCGTGAGGTCGTAGTCGAAGGCGGTGTGTGCGAGCGATGTCCCCCGCTCGCGCGTCGCCACGATACGACAGTACGGGGCGCTGGCCTCAATCGTTTCGAGCGCCGACCCCAGGCGGTCGCCGAACGACTGGTTCACGACCGCGACGGCGACCGATCCGATCACCGAGTCCGTTAGTTGTCGTTCGGTCAGCGCCGTTCGGACGTCGTAGTCGTCGAGCCAGAGGGCGTAGAGATCCGCTCTCGTTTGGTTCTGTTCGCAGACGAGGACGGTGTCGGTCGGGAGTTCCATCCGCGGCTCAGGCCCCACTGGACGGTGCCGCGAGGATCGGCGTCCGGGCGTGATAGCTACTCATCGTCGCCGTCGGACACCTCCGATGCTTGCGCTATCGATTCCGACACGGTTCGGGACTTGACCGAGAACGAGTGGACCTCCGTGAGGTCCTCGACGAGTGACTCGGCACGCTCGATCGACCGCGTCGCTCCCTCGATGTCGACGCCTTCGTCGCCGTTGGCGGCCGCCCGAAGCTGGTCCTGTGCGTTCCGAAGCGGGACGCCGAGATCCTCCGCTAGAACGCTCCCGAACTCCGTCAGATGGCGCTCGATCTCCTGTTGGTGTTCTTTCGTTTCGGTGATGTCCTGGAGGAAGCTGACCGCGTGGGTCGGCGAACTCTCGTTCCCCGAGACGGGGGCGACGTCGACGCGTCCCCAGAACGGCGTTCCGTCGGCCCGGTAGAGTACTATCTCCGACGAGGCGCCGTCGTCGTGGTCGAGCGCAGACGTGATGGTCTCGAGCCGTTCCGGATCGGTTCCGGACCCAGCGAGAACGGAGAACTGCTCGCCGTCGAGGCCCGCTTCGTCGTACCCCGTCAGCGACAGGAACTCATCGTTGGCGTACACGATCGGATCCGTCGCCGACATCGTGTCGTGAATGGCGATTCCGATCGGAGCGGTTTCGATCGCCCGGTCCTTCAGTTCGAGTTCCTGCTCCCGTTCCTTCCGCTCGGTGATGTCGCTGGCGACTCCGACGATGCGTTCGAGTTCGCCGTCCTCGTACACGCCCGACGCCCGATCGTGTACCCAGCGAACCGCTCCGTCGGGTCGGACGACGCGGTAGGTCTCTTCGTACGCATCGGGCGTGTCGCGTTGCTCCGCGAGAGCCGCCTCCACCCTGGACCGGTCGTCGGGGTGGATCGCGTCGACGAACGATGTGGGGTCCCCGCGGAGTCGCGCCGGAGATCGTCCCCAGACATCCGCGTACGCCTCGGTGATGAAGTCCATCGACTCCTTACCTGGCGTCGACATCCAGATGACTTCGCCGGCGTTTTCCTGTATCTGATCGAGTAGTTTCGCCCGCTCCTCACGCTCCGTTACGTCGAGGGCGAGTCCGACGACGCGGTCGACGGCCCCGCTCTCGTCGAGCAACGGTTGGAGCCACAGTTCGACTATCGCGCCGTCGAGGTCGATCAGCCGGTTGACCGCCTCCCCGTCGAGCCCCCGTCGCAGGGCGTCGCGAATCGACGGTTGGTCGCCGAACAGGTCGTCGATGTCGTCACCGCTCGCCGACGAGAACTGGACCCGGTCGCTTAGCGTCTTCCCCCGCATGCTCAGCACCGTCCCCTCGGACCCAACCTCGAACAGTGCAAGCGGAACGTTGTCGGTGATCGTCTCGGTCGCCTGCCGGAGGCGGAGCAGGCGAGCGCTCCGCTCCCGTCGCTCGGTCACGTCCCGACCGATCCCGACGATACGTCGTGGCGTTCCGTCGGCGTCCACCACGAGCCGGCCGGTGTATTCGATCGGCGTTCGAGTCCCGTCTTTGGCGACGAGTTCCGCTTCGACGACCGTCGACCCGGAGTCGATGACATCGCCGATGGCCGCCTCGATCCGCGCTCTGTCATCGCCGGTGAAAAACTCGCGTGCGTGCATCTCCTTCAGTTCCGCGTCGGTGTAGCCGGTGACTTCGCGGAACCGCCTGTTCCACCCACGGAGAATCCCGTCCGTATCGAGGACATAAAACGAATCATCGATCGCGTCGATGAGCGCGTCGATCGATCCGGGTCCCGACGCCACGTCCTCGCAGTCGTCGACGAGAGCGTCGATCCGGCGGCCGAGCAGCGTTTCCTCGTCTATGTCTTCCCT includes the following:
- a CDS encoding sugar ABC transporter permease; this translates as MAIITVVPATTMFALIVAAPIVWSIAASFHSINALNPTWEFVGIANYVELLSSSQFWSSLGNNLIWATSTSVLNTVLGTAVALLLNQNFKFKRVLTPVMLFPYLVPTAFFGYIVMWLTTQQWGLLNQLLVAFGIISRENVIAFFTGDPWTAMGTLVAVHNWKFSIFVAILVYAKLQGISDDLYEAAIMSGATKYQQFRDITLPYIKNVLFITVLLRGLWNFNMFDLIWVATNANPIDSLVTLPVLAYKIGFQFQRLGLSNTIATTLFIILSIVGIIYFKTAKPSQEVRVE
- a CDS encoding ABC transporter ATP-binding protein; protein product: MAHLEVKNIRKVFDTPDGEEVAVEGVSFEAEDGEFVTLVGPSGCGKTTTLRCIAGLETPTSGKIILDGRDITELPPNKRDISLMFQSIALYPHMTVRENIAYPLKVDGISKADRKGPAEEAAETMQIVDMLDKMPGDLSGGQQQRAALARTVVQDPGVFLMDEPLSDLDAKLKGETRKEIQRIHAKLNTPVVYVTHDQEEAMTMSDYIAVMNDGRIEQFDTPNNIFYRPNNMFVGQFIGQHGMNVVDAEVVGTDSDVTVSVDEYHPDLRLENPENLPTGPVKLGFRPENTGLEEDATEGIPGVVELIESFGEEAVVTVDIDRSEPLFAVIDSHRNLSEGANVRAQIDWNAHVFDWDTGDILTHTERRQKHPA
- a CDS encoding ABC transporter substrate-binding protein, which translates into the protein MAPDNIRCQGVNRRKALKTLAATGTVGIAGCSGDDGGDGGDGGDGGDGGDGGGGGGGGGGGTAGSTDQSDIAGDTVQFIKGDTGDELIEVIDRAAAAFEEETGAIVEPQYTGIGDSKYQRIVSLIQSGDPPEVATINLSVGGQFYNEGALAPVTENMERLIERHGEPVVRWQQDGEDWMIPFAQGTTDYWFRDDLLGEVGLDEEFVPDTWDKLMTYAQAHDENADSLQSGVFVMSGQAKATGNFMMGSFHMSNGGKMCEWTGNKFEVAWADGEQRTRMIETLTYLQNLHEYSVDAGGAGESENENAIPTGLAAATFDAGARVKLGAPGQNRPYESAKAVTNVGHIPEKRTPQSQAQVAPLYAFSGAENTEAGKRFIEFLMTNPEFAGDFCWADGPVHAQPPFPGLKQSDHFQDLLMNDLGDHWETRPYGGYDNSNGIGSSAQRHLQEATANADAQVFETGRPNPHLGSIWSTGILSEMVQVVNIDGRDPEAAVDEYAPQVQDILDRSQGGGL
- a CDS encoding mandelate racemase/muconate lactonizing enzyme family protein translates to MEVTNVTASTHLVPVDVPLRDEVKRRRVVVAAVETDEGITGHGVAAKPQWFGVRSLINEEVGPLVEGMNPLETERIYKQSQLEINPRYQTGVWHSAMSAVDIALWDIAGKYHGEPVWRLLGGAQNPVDAYVTFGLKNFNREQLAEVAADFASQGETRLKMKVGINGADDLPEDEARVAAVREAVGDDVELMIDANHEFSVNQAIKLCERLEEYDITWFEEPVYANDPELLSKLRERTTIPISAGQNDGGRYRHRQLMTRGAVDIVQPNVVYNGGYTEGRKIAHLAQGFNLDIANGGGWPHHNAHLHAGMENGWRVEYHYIMYRVGEKLFDDPPHIDGNQVELPEEPGLGFEPDMDALDEYEVTSTAEVDW
- a CDS encoding response regulator receiver protein yields the protein MELPTDTVLVCEQNQTRADLYALWLDDYDVRTALTERQLTDSVIGSVAVAVVNQSFGDRLGSALETIEASAPYCRIVATRERGTSLAHTAFDYDLTRPVFEEDLAECVETLLHCANYRIALEQYYRTTVALSAYELGADDSAPADERIDRLEKRAARFQGFLNELRKDMTSDDVRSVVRDTSVGDIPGLDGTESLSGKYRPDSCVRCDADWTELADGKQPFIKLGAYVWRCTDCGHVHLYMDPSHRHVGP
- a CDS encoding PAS domain S-box protein, with the translated sequence MDSEVKRVPSIVHVGADATLVRNAVDRSSMARGAGSVVSVGDDASAVTDLDSHPISVIVCEVESGVDRLDRIGRASPDRPCLAVVSDTSHVDAALDAGAADVFVRREDIDEETLLGRRIDALVDDCEDVASGPGSIDALIDAIDDSFYVLDTDGILRGWNRRFREVTGYTDAELKEMHAREFFTGDDRARIEAAIGDVIDSGSTVVEAELVAKDGTRTPIEYTGRLVVDADGTPRRIVGIGRDVTERRERSARLLRLRQATETITDNVPLALFEVGSEGTVLSMRGKTLSDRVQFSSASGDDIDDLFGDQPSIRDALRRGLDGEAVNRLIDLDGAIVELWLQPLLDESGAVDRVVGLALDVTEREERAKLLDQIQENAGEVIWMSTPGKESMDFITEAYADVWGRSPARLRGDPTSFVDAIHPDDRSRVEAALAEQRDTPDAYEETYRVVRPDGAVRWVHDRASGVYEDGELERIVGVASDITERKEREQELELKDRAIETAPIGIAIHDTMSATDPIVYANDEFLSLTGYDEAGLDGEQFSVLAGSGTDPERLETITSALDHDDGASSEIVLYRADGTPFWGRVDVAPVSGNESSPTHAVSFLQDITETKEHQQEIERHLTEFGSVLAEDLGVPLRNAQDQLRAAANGDEGVDIEGATRSIERAESLVEDLTEVHSFSVKSRTVSESIAQASEVSDGDDE